Proteins encoded within one genomic window of Diceros bicornis minor isolate mBicDic1 chromosome X, mDicBic1.mat.cur, whole genome shotgun sequence:
- the LOC131400589 gene encoding rhox homeobox family member 1-like, with translation MGTGGDIVEEDRRSEAEQGAADEGEQGQVGAGARGPVDPEKEEGGGGWEPPQQEQQLQEPSHVAPEGLQPRDRQPGLPRHTFTGLRLKGLESVFQRTQYPDVFSARKELAFLLDVAEPRAQVSEPEHGDSAGPPV, from the exons ATGGGAACAGGAGGAGACATCGTCGAGGAGGATCGAAGGTCCGAAGCTGAGCAGGGAGCAGCGGACGAAGGAGAACAAGGCCAGGTTGGCGCAGGAGCTCGGGGCCCCGTGGACCCGGAGAAGGAGGAAGGCGGCGGCGGCTGGGAGCCCccgcagcaggagcagcagcttcAGGAGCCCTCCCACGTGGCCCCCGAGGGTCTGCAGCCCCGCGACAGGCAGCCGGGCCTCCCCCGCCACACGTTCACCGGGTTGCGCCTGAAGGGGCTGGAGAGCGTTTTCCAGCGCACTCAATACCCCGACGTGTTCAGCGCGCG AAAGGAGCTCGCCTTCCTCCTGGATGTGGCTGAACCCAGAGCGCAGGTCAGTGAACCTGAACACGGCGATTCTGCAGGGCCGCCGGTCTAG